From the Aquirufa lenticrescens genome, the window TAGTTATTAATCATCGAAAAAAGCTGCTCTACGGGCGGCTTTTTTCATTTACACAAGCTTATGTCATACGCAATCATTACCGGAGGAAGTAAAGGAATAGGCAAGGAAATTGCCTTGCAATTAGCAGAGAGAGGGTATAACCTATTACTAGTTGCTCGTAATTCGTATGAGCTTCAGCAGGTAAAAGAAGAGATTCAGAAAAAGTATTCGCTGGACGTTGATTACCTAGTGGCGGATTTAGCAGATTCATCTGCTGTTAACACCTTGTATGAGTGGGTGCTGGCAAAGCAGATTGATTTACGTATTTTGGTGAACAACGCGGGTTATGGCTTAGTGGGAGAATTTGAAAAATATTCTTTTGAGGAGACCCAAAAGATGATGCAAGTAAACATGAATGCATTAGTGGAATTGTGTTACCGTTTCTATCCGATGCTTTCAGGTAAAGGCCAAGCCTACGTATTGAATATTGCAAGTTCTACGGCCTACCAGGCGATTCCTTTGATGAGTGTTTATGCTGCTTCTAAAGTATTTGTCTTGAACTTCTCTCGTGGCTTATTCCACGAGTGGAAGGAGAAAGGAATTAGCGTTACGGCCGTTAGCCCGGGTGCTACTACTACAAACTTTAATGACCGAGCGAACTTGCCAGCTAAGGCTAGTAAGGCGGCAGAGAAAGTAACGATGACTCCCGCTGTTGTGGCAAAGTTAGCCGTGGATGGTATGTTTGCTAAAAAGCAAGAAGTGATAACGGGTCTCATCAATAAGCTAGGAGCTTTCTTGGCTTGGATAGCCCCTAAAGCGATTTCAGAGAAAGTGGCTAAAGGTATTTACGAATAGTTTTTTCTTGGCTGATTCCATCAAAGATCAGTCTGACTACATAGGTTCCAGCAGGTAAACGGGAAATATCCCAGTCGATTCTCCTGCTGGAACTTTTTATTTTCATAGAGTCAAGTAATTTGCCCTTCAAATCGAACAAGTGGACTTCTGCGTCTGCTATTTCATACGCGATTTCGATGGACAGTTGCCCTTGGTTTGGATTAGGGTATACAGCGAATTCGTAGGTCGCGGGTTTATCTACGTAATACACATTGGAATAGGTAGAAAAGCAGGAAAGACTTTTATACATCCATTTAGCGCGGACGTAGAATTCGCGTCCTTCGGTGATCTTTCGAAAAGAGGTTGTGTCAGTTGATCGGGTTTGATCGATGAGCCATTCGGGGATGCCGATTGACAAAGATCTCACACTCACAAAATAGGCTCCCATTTTTTCTAAACGAGGAGCTGGGGGATTGGCTTTTCTTGCTAGATTGATTTTCTCCGAGCGGTAGAAACAGCCATTTTCTTCAAAAACGGATTGGTATTCTCCAGAGGGAAGTAAGCCATTTATTGTTTTTTCAGTGGCAAATAGATGGCCGTTCATTTCCCAACCAACGAAATGAATGCTAGGGTCCAATGTAAGGCTGAAGCTTGCGCTGTCCGCTTCACAAATGGGTCCTGTGAAGGATTTGCGAACCAGAGCGCTTGGTTGCTTTAAAACAGGCAAATTTAGCATTAGCGTGTCTGTCTCCCCATCGTTGCAGAGGAATGTGTAATTTCCTCCTGTTAGGATAAAATCTGCTAATGCGGATTCATAGCGTTTGGAAGTACCTAATGCTGATGTTTTCAATGGACAGCCATTGATTCGAATACGGTAGTTATTTGTTAGGCAATTCGTTTCAGAGCGAGCTGTTAATCGATGAATAATGGGGCCGTTTCGCACATAATTTACTCCTGTCGTGTCTTTCGTACTACAGCCCAGCGAATCTGTTGCAGTTCTCAATAGGAATCCATTGCCAGTAAAAGGACCGAAAGTGCTTTTTGCTGAGGAGCTATAAGTGACTTGGTAGGGTGGTGTTCCATTCAACGGTAGTGTTTCAGGTACACTTATTGTTCTTTCGCCGGTAAGTGAAATAGGATTTAATGAGCGTATAATGAGTCGTGGCTTGATCCGAATCGTTACTGGAATTCGTGTGCTTTCGCAATCGTTTATTTTGACAGAAGCAAATCGGACGAATAGAGAATCTTCATTGCTTGTATTTCGAATAGCTTTCATAGCTAAGGCTGTTGCGGTGCTTAGGCTAGACTTAGCTGACTCCGATTCATACCAGATGTTGTTTAGCCCTCCGCTGGCTTGTAAAGAAAAGGCAACATCTGAGCAAAAGTAATTGGAGGAGGTATTCAGCGGCGGCGCTGGAATAGGGTAAATAGCCGTTTTTACCCCTGATGATAAAGGTCCCTCGCAACCAGATTTAACACAAGTTGCCCGAAAAATGGCGCTGTCGGAGGCGATCAGTGGTAATCGACTACCTTCGCCTATTTTGCGGCCATCGGAATTATACCAAAAAGTAAGGGAAGGCGAACAGCCTGTCGCATTGAGCGAAAAGGGTAGGCCTTCGCAGGCTTTGACGAGTTTTACGGAATGGGAGGGAGCAGCAGGGAGCGTGGTGATGCTCAGTGATACCTCATTGGAGGCCATCACGCAAGTGCCAGCTGGAAGAGTGGAGTATCGGGCGAATGCCTTTATTTTTGCTCCATTCAGTGTGGGTGTAGCAATAATAGAATCCACAGCTTGACCATTGAGTGTCCAGGAATAAGGGAAAGAAATAAGCGCCTTTTCGCAAACCGTAACACTTGAAATCACAGGCGCTTTTCGGAGCACCACTAAAACAGAATCAGAATAGCTGTTGCATTTGCCAGACGTGATTTTTAATCGATAATAAGATCCCGCGGGATGCGTGGCTCCGCCGGAAAGAAAACTGTAGCGCGCTGCGCGCGCGTTTGTAATGCTCGTGAATTTCGTGTCCGAGGGTCTGCGCTTTTCCCATTGAAAAGTGCCGCTCGAACTGACAACAATGAGTCGAATGGAATCTCCCTCACAGGTAATTTGTGAGAGAGGTTGTGTGCTGATGGTAGCGCATTGTGTGAAGGCAACGAAACTATAGAAGAGAAAAAAGAGCGTTTTCATGACTCGAATTAGAGCAGAAAACGAAGGCTAAACAAGCTGAAAAAAATCAATATTGAGAACCTGATAAATAAAAAACGCAAACGACTCGAAGCGAGCTGTTTGCGTTTTTATCAAGCTGTTGGTATTCTTAAATATCGCAGATTTTTACCGCTTGTTCTAAGGACGCCATTTTGTCTTTACGAGCTGGAATGAATTCCTGTCCGATAAAGCCTTTATATCCTGTATCGTAGATAGCACGAATGATAGCCGCATAATTTAATTCTTGCGTCTCGTCGATCTCGTTACGACCTGGAACACCACCTGTGTGGTAGTGAGAGATGTATTGGTGGTATTTTTTGATGGTAGCGATTACGTCCCCTTCCATGATTTGCATGTGGTAGATATCGTAAAGCAATTTGAATTTATCAGAACCCACCATCTCACAAAGTGCAGCACCCCATTCAGTTGTGTCAGCTTGGTAGTCTTTGTGGTTTACTTTGGAATTCAATAACTCCATGGAGATCGTTACATCGTAACGTTCTGCGGTTTTCATGATACGTTGTAAGCCCTTTTTGCAGTTGATTAGTCCGTCTTCATCGCTCATACCATCTCTGTTTCCGGAGAAGGTGATGATATTTTTAACGCCGGCTTTCGCTGCTTTAGGGATGATATCTTCGTAGAAACCGACTAAAGCGTCGTGGTTTTTCGTACGGTTAAAGAAGTTCGGGATGTTCATGCCGTCTGGGTATTTTCCCCAGCCAATTGCCGCAGTCATATCGTGTTTTTTCAGGATTTCCCACTCATCGGGACCTGTTAATTCGATGGATTGCAAGCCGATTTTTTTGGCGTTAATGACTAATTCCTCAAACGGGATATCGTTATAGCACCAGCGACAGGCTGAGTGATGTACCTTTCCTTTTAAGTCAAGGCCCGCTTGGATGTCTGCTTCCTGAAAACGATGTCCCATCATTCCAAGGCCTGCGAACCCAGCAGAGCTTTTTAGAATGTCTCTTCGGCTGAATTTGTTTTCCATAGGTTTATATGTTAATAGGTTTATTTTAGTAATCCGGTGACGAATTTTTCACTGAGCTCAAATAGTAAGCCCGGATAAACGCCTAGCAATATACTGATAATTCCTAGACCAAAAAGGCTTAGCAATTCTAATTTATTCAAATCAGGTAAAGACCAATGGGCATTTTTTTGGTAGTGTTTTCCCAAATAGATTTTTTGGAAAGTCCATAATAGGTATCCAGCGCCTAATAATAAGCCCAAAGCGCCAAAAACCGCTATCCCTGGATGCACAAAGGGACTCGTGA encodes:
- a CDS encoding SDR family NAD(P)-dependent oxidoreductase — protein: MSYAIITGGSKGIGKEIALQLAERGYNLLLVARNSYELQQVKEEIQKKYSLDVDYLVADLADSSAVNTLYEWVLAKQIDLRILVNNAGYGLVGEFEKYSFEETQKMMQVNMNALVELCYRFYPMLSGKGQAYVLNIASSTAYQAIPLMSVYAASKVFVLNFSRGLFHEWKEKGISVTAVSPGATTTNFNDRANLPAKASKAAEKVTMTPAVVAKLAVDGMFAKKQEVITGLINKLGAFLAWIAPKAISEKVAKGIYE
- a CDS encoding T9SS type A sorting domain-containing protein, whose protein sequence is MKTLFFLFYSFVAFTQCATISTQPLSQITCEGDSIRLIVVSSSGTFQWEKRRPSDTKFTSITNARAARYSFLSGGATHPAGSYYRLKITSGKCNSYSDSVLVVLRKAPVISSVTVCEKALISFPYSWTLNGQAVDSIIATPTLNGAKIKAFARYSTLPAGTCVMASNEVSLSITTLPAAPSHSVKLVKACEGLPFSLNATGCSPSLTFWYNSDGRKIGEGSRLPLIASDSAIFRATCVKSGCEGPLSSGVKTAIYPIPAPPLNTSSNYFCSDVAFSLQASGGLNNIWYESESAKSSLSTATALAMKAIRNTSNEDSLFVRFASVKINDCESTRIPVTIRIKPRLIIRSLNPISLTGERTISVPETLPLNGTPPYQVTYSSSAKSTFGPFTGNGFLLRTATDSLGCSTKDTTGVNYVRNGPIIHRLTARSETNCLTNNYRIRINGCPLKTSALGTSKRYESALADFILTGGNYTFLCNDGETDTLMLNLPVLKQPSALVRKSFTGPICEADSASFSLTLDPSIHFVGWEMNGHLFATEKTINGLLPSGEYQSVFEENGCFYRSEKINLARKANPPAPRLEKMGAYFVSVRSLSIGIPEWLIDQTRSTDTTSFRKITEGREFYVRAKWMYKSLSCFSTYSNVYYVDKPATYEFAVYPNPNQGQLSIEIAYEIADAEVHLFDLKGKLLDSMKIKSSSRRIDWDISRLPAGTYVVRLIFDGISQEKTIRKYL
- a CDS encoding hydroxypyruvate isomerase family protein, whose product is MENKFSRRDILKSSAGFAGLGMMGHRFQEADIQAGLDLKGKVHHSACRWCYNDIPFEELVINAKKIGLQSIELTGPDEWEILKKHDMTAAIGWGKYPDGMNIPNFFNRTKNHDALVGFYEDIIPKAAKAGVKNIITFSGNRDGMSDEDGLINCKKGLQRIMKTAERYDVTISMELLNSKVNHKDYQADTTEWGAALCEMVGSDKFKLLYDIYHMQIMEGDVIATIKKYHQYISHYHTGGVPGRNEIDETQELNYAAIIRAIYDTGYKGFIGQEFIPARKDKMASLEQAVKICDI